In Methyloterricola oryzae, the DNA window TGAATTCGAGATTCCCGCGCAAAAGACGATCCGCTTCCGCCTCGCCAGCATGGACGTGCTGCACGGCGTGCACATCCCCATGACGAACATGAGCACCATGGTGGTTCCGGGTTTCGTCTCCGAGATCACTACCGTGTTCCCCAAGCCCGGCGAGTACCCCTTGCTGTGCAACGAATATTGCGGCCTGGGTCATGATCACATGTGGAGCAAGATGACCGTCGTTGCCCAGGAGAACTGGCACGCGCCCACCACCGGAGGTAAGCAGCCATGATCGACGCGGCGACCAAGAAACTGAGTTTGTTCAATGCCTGGGTGGCCTTCGGGGCCTTCGCCCTGGCTTGTGTGTTTGGCATGTACCAGGTGCTGGAGCG includes these proteins:
- a CDS encoding cytochrome c oxidase subunit II, producing MHIDILERKWLYVALGMVALFVAAIFFTAVVRGIHPPSHVETIDSASLHLSEEFAEDKLGVQPELLADGSVQVRLVAGRYGFYPREFEIPAQKTIRFRLASMDVLHGVHIPMTNMSTMVVPGFVSEITTVFPKPGEYPLLCNEYCGLGHDHMWSKMTVVAQENWHAPTTGGKQP